One window of the Torulaspora delbrueckii CBS 1146 chromosome 6, complete genome genome contains the following:
- the CUZ1 gene encoding Cuz1p (similar to Saccharomyces cerevisiae YNL155W; ancestral locus Anc_2.106): MSATVERESGMLDVGTHCAFCRQLDFLPFHCTYCNSDFCSSHRSKESHHCKWLIETDKKNAPTVAKTKDNNGKYFKSLMPEKGYIRVQQDKKESAKPPRIRSNGNRSALDKLTRFFKRKEASRKTSKSKPNAMIQLTKLKRSAQGDDKIPMANRLYVYCYAIDDDQDESKEHEIYINKIRPVGGALDSIAKQLNVSNRNSDFNATSKEKLFLYKKDSKSGELICLDPSDRVVTEIKDLDTLYLVRGDDKI; the protein is encoded by the coding sequence ATGTCTGCTACTGTTGAGAGAGAGAGTGGGATGCTAGATGTGGGCACACATTGTGCCTTTTGTCGACAACTTGACTTTCTACCGTTCCATTGCACGTATTGTAATAGTGATTTCTGCTCAAGTCATCGATCCAAAGAGTCACATCATTGTAAATGGCTGATTGAAACAGATAAGAAGAACGCACCCACTGTGGCAAAGACTAAGGATAATAATGGcaaatacttcaagagtttgatgCCGGAGAAAGGGTACATTAGAGTTCAACaggacaagaaagagagtGCGAAACCTCCAAGGATACGTTCTAATGGTAATCGAAGTGCGCTTGATAAGTTAACcaggttcttcaaaaggaaAGAGGCTTCGAGGAAGACAAGCAAGTCCAAACCTAATGCAATGATTCAACTTaccaaattgaagagatcagcGCAAGGTGACGATAAGATTCCAATGGCTAACAGACTTTATGTGTACTGCTATGCGATTGATGACGATCAGGATGAGTCTAAAGAGCACGAAATTTACATTAACAAGATACGGCCTGTTGGTGGAGCGCTAGATTCTATAGCGAAGCAATTGAACGTTTCAAATCGAAACAGCGACTTTAATGCAACTTCAAAGGAGAAACTATTCCTCTATAAGAAGGATAGCAAATCAGGAGAACTCATATGTCTTGACCCATCAGATCGTGTAGTCACcgagatcaaagatttggacACTCTTTACTTGGTTCGCGGTGATGACAAGATATAA